The sequence below is a genomic window from Pygocentrus nattereri isolate fPygNat1 chromosome 16, fPygNat1.pri, whole genome shotgun sequence.
TAGACAGGAAGCTGGTGAAAGGGGAAATGGTCCCGACGGGCTAGGTATTAAAAAGCCACTAACCGCGTGTCTACTGTACTTTTACGTGGATGTTTAAGTTAATTATATGGACTAACCTGTTGTCGCTAGATGCGGTGCTTTCTCCATCTACGTGCTCCGCCATTACTCCGAAAGTAAAAAGTCTAGCCGAATCGCCCTCTGCAGAGCCGCTGTGACAGTTTCCTCTCGCGTGATTGGCTAAATTGAACGTCCATCGGCTCCGTTTGGTAAGCTGATTGGACCAGCTATCCGCCAATCACGTAGAGCGTTCTTAGGGACTGAATCCTGAACCGAGTTGAGACCCCCACGGTGCTTCAGACAGAGGATTCAAGAGATTCGGAAGAGACTCGTGCATGTTGTCAGTGACTGTAAATTCAATACATTAAATCACAACTTAGGCCATtgttaacataaaaaatatttattccaACAGAAACGCTTCAACAGGAACTAGTGTGACTGAGAACATGTGAACTGAACTGGCAGCATGGCATGGCAGCAGGTACACTAAAGCACTCTCAGGGTTCGAATTTCACCACCTTCGTCAACTTCAGAAATATTGTTCTTCTGCCTACCAAGAGAAATCTCTGGAGAAGGATGGTTGAATATGCTCTCCAAGGCACGTTTGTCCAGAGCTGGGACAGAATTTGGGAATTCTGCACTGGTGGAGGGACCTTGGCTGTGACTTTGCCTCCCAGAGTCAGCATGGATGGCATATTCGTGGTTTAAGGTAGAAAATAAGGCCTCATGCTTCCGCAAAAGGTTATCATAGTCTGTTATGCGACTACTGTATTCTGCATAAGGGAGGTTCCTATAGGGGAATTGAAACAGAATCCATTACTAGCATAACAAGCCTGGAAACTAATGAGCACTATTCTTTGGACAGACTGAATTACTTCATgaacaaaatattaatttacCCTGTTGGGAAGAACTGTGGCCCAGGCATGAACAAAGTTGGGGGGAAAGCACAAGGTGAGGCAAAAATGGTGTTACTGGAATGCAGCAGGGCTGGTGAGTACAGGTGGCCTATACCAGGCATCTGGTGGCCCCCAGAGCTCGATATCAGTACTCCTGGTCTTGGCATGTCCAAGGTTGAACTGTGATTTGGTTGTAGGTCAGGTCTCCTATGTGAGGTTACAGCCAACAGCTTACCTAAAATATGACATACGTCATATAAAGATATTAGAAGAaagattttaataaatacaagTATGGGTTTTGTTTATTGATCAACAGGACAGACACATGCAGTTCAATTTAAAAACCTATGCAACTGAATATTGCCAAGTAATTAACAATCCATGTCTATAGTTGAAACAAGCATTTCCAAATATATTTGCAGAGAATAACAAGCAGCTTAATGAAGATCAGAATCTGGGCTACATTTTGGTGTGAACAGGATGTAGAGTAAGACAGGGCTGTACAGAAAGAGTTTAAGGATAAAAGTGACTTGGACACAATAACAAGCTTATTCACATGGTTTTAAGTGTGAAGATAAAGTAGCAGCTGGTCAGTGAATCACTGTCATATTCTGGCTATGTTGGGAGGAGCCACTTAACTAAATGACATCAATACcatttaaatcattttcaaTCACGTTAACTCAATATAGTTTGTGGCTATGGCTAAATCAGAACAGAAAGGTATGATTCTTTTTGTGACTGAGGCCTTAAATTTAGCACAAGTGGTATCATTCTTCTTATTTCAATTCTTTGACGTCTTCCAAAAAAATCTTCAGGTAATATCACTGTCAGTTGTGGTTACAGCTCACGTGCTTACCGTGAGAGAATGACTCGGAGGGAGAGGCCTGCAGGAATACTGGAGCTGCATTGGTAGCCTGGGACATACTAGGGGCTGTAATTCTAGTCATCATGGAGACTGGTGGATTTTGTCCTGCAAGATATTGTGTATAAGTGGGGGAAAAATCAAAAACTAAATGACGCTATTTAAATAGTTGAATGTAGACAACAGAATGTTTTACAAATGTAGTCAGTGCACAAACAGTAGTGCCAATCGTACCTCATTCATTTTGGCAGATGAATTAAATACTACATTTGGAAAACAACCTGCTCAACAAACGCGACCCtcctaataataatattactttAGCTTAACATGAACCTCAACCCCAAAAACGTAAATAATCTCCCGTAAACGTGTAGATGTCAAATCCTAGGTTCCTGGTGTCTAACATTAGACAGTGGCCTGATGTCTAAAGCTCTTCATTTTAGACTGAAGGCCACTGTAAGATCTTCATATACTTTATTCTGTCTACAGGTAAACTTTGTGTTGCTGTGTTCCCTTGTCTCACATACAACTgagcatctcaaaataaagtcctttaaaaataatgttacattAATAAGGAATAGATTTCTTTAAGTTACAAATCCATGCAAGTAGCTTGAGCAGAAATGTAAAACCTCTTTAGAGAACGAGAcatcaaaaacaaacagtagCTGCATTTTATTGTTGCGTCTTGCATTCAGGCTGTAAACAATAATGTAGCAGCTTCAGTGCCAATCTCAAGAGCTGTACagttttgtatttcatttttatgcccTCTCTTTGCACTGCACATATAACTAATCTTAGGACAAAGTTAGGGCCAACTACAAAATGACAGACTATTACTGCCAGACTGAATccatggaggaaaaaaaatgatgaggATCGTGATTGATTTTACTGAACTACAGTGTAATATGTGGTCTGTACCTGGGAGCATTAGGCTGGTCTGCAGTTCTGAGCTCTTGCTGCTGGTGGACACGACAGTGGTAGGATTAGGGGCAGGACTCTGGGTCTGTGCTGGAACTGGGAGTGACCAGGACTGGGTGGTCACCACTGAAGTTCCCACTCCTGGGGTAAAACACTTCTTCCCTGTCCGTGGCTGATAAATCCAATCTACATGGATAACAAAAATACATCATCTAGGAATGAGAGTTACTGATTTCTGACATGATGATTGATGATTATAGAATTTCAGTTCTTAGTCAGATAATAACTTTGATATTATAAAGCACATAAAGCTTACTATTACAGAATAATACAGTACAATGGCTGTTTACCTAAAATAACTATAAAAGGCccatttttcttctattttacaTTTCCTTATTGTCTACATATGggccttagaattaaacaggtgtttttttctggtcctttaagactaatatatgtaaattaccaGTTTTTTGCTCATCATCTGTCAtgccttattcaaaaacatttttgcagccttatttcagtatttggcatgtccatttttgttttccCATGATAAAGACCCTTTAACAATAGTGCTGGTAatagatttatgtatttaaattaaaattgatAGTGGTATAAACTTCAATTACATGTGGTAAAATGATTTCAATATATATTCCTTTTAAATTAGTTCAATATATTGTAGCAAAAATACCAAACACTGATATTTTAactgatatttacatttacatccagaacgacttacaagaagtgctttgtctatctagtaTAGAAAGTATATTTGCTAGTTatcaataggttagagagaaagctagtcctgagctcagatactgctagaaacaaaaagtcactgttgatacagagagaaaaggaacagagttgaacacagaacagtgaaatataatacaatacaatacaatacactacaatacataagtgcagtacaatacactgcaatcagtacttaattcaatgctcatttaagtgttGTATAAAgcgatgtgtcttcagtctgcgtttgaagacagcgagagactctgctgtacggacagccagtgggagttcgttccaccacttgggtgccagtacagagaacagtcttaatgcttgtcttccatgcgccttaaaggatggcgggtcaagccgagctgtactcgaagctcgaagggctcatggtacagttcGATATTTCatcattgccatcaagtaggtcgTAGCTGGTTCAATTTTGGCTTTGTAGGTAAATCTGATTAGTGGAACTACAGGAggccagtgaagggagcacagcagtggggtgacgtggctgaacttggggagactGAAGATgagccatgctgctgcattctggatgagttttTGTGACACGACATGTTCATACAATACTATACCATCCTACCCTAACTGCAAGACTGAACAAAAACCTTCAAAGACCTATTGGTTAAGGTATCCGagtaatttaaattaatttatcaATATAATTTGACAACACCAATCCTCCTTACCAGGAAACTCCTGCATGTGTCTGATTTTAAGTCGCTGGGCCTCCTCATAGTAGGGCATCTTCTGTTTATCAGTCAGCTTGCTCCACTCCAGCCCGAGCTGGACACTGATGTCTGCATTGCTGGCTTTGGGGTTGGCGATGGACAAGGCAGGGCGGTGTATCATTGCCCACAACATGAATGCATTCATGGGTCTCTTAACACAGCCTTTCTTGTCTTTGAACTGCTTTACGCTTCTATCACCTTGGGAGACAAATTGAATAGAAATAAGAAATTGAACATCAGCTTTTTTATAAAGCCAGATTTTCAGACCAGAGGAGGCCCGAAAATGTTATTTAGTTGGACTACAAACTAACTAAATTTTGTGGAACATGGTTGCATTTTAcccgacccagaaggagaagcggcttagaaaatggttggatggatggatgggttgcACTTtaccccacgacccagaaggagaggcggcttagaaaatggttggatggatggatgggttgcATTTtaccccacgacccagaaggagaagcggcttagaaaatgtgtgtgcgtgtgtttgtggttgcattttaaataaatgatcattttgacaagaaaaaaaacctatAACTAGGCCTACCATGACCTTGGCTTCCTTACCAACTCCTAACGGGGACTGAGTGAGGTTCACTCCTTCAGTGTTGACTTTGACCTTGCTAAGTAGTTGCGCTGGGGGGCGCTTAAACGGCAGTATAACATCGGATTGGACTGCATTAGAGAGGTCATCAATGTCATGACGCTGACGGTGCTGCATATCTTCCTGCGCTTTCAGTGAGAAAACACCGGTGATTTTTAGCGTGGAGTCGTCCTCTTCTTTAAATAACAGTACTGGGAGCGAAGCAGCAGGCGTAAGCGTAGGCTCTACCGACTGAATACCGTCGTTTTCAGGTGATGACTCGTTGGCCAATTTGTCGTTTTCACTATGTTCGGCCCTTTTTGCTGACGTTACGGCTGTGTTGGACCTTCCTGCGGTGCCGTTAACTCTGCTTAGCAACGGCTGTTTTTGTCCATCGTCGACTTTAGCAATGCGCGACCTCCCAAGCCAATCGGATTTCAAAATATCGATATCTTTCGTGGTGATTTTCGGCACAAATTCCCCGGCCTTTGTTCGTTCACCTCTCCCGAAAGTCAGCTGAGCCCTCCGTTTAGGATGTCTGTCCATTGTAGCGACAGAAAACCGTTTGTGATCTCAAACCAGGCCGTTATTTTTTTGACGATAAACAGTCGTGGAATTTTCAAGTTGCGCGCGCAGCTCTTGAGATTTCCAACCGTCGCGAGAAACCTAGTAATAAACCGAAAATACTTAAAACAGAACTGACCTTAAAACTAGTGTAAATTTAATTCCGAAAGATGTATTTATCGTTTTTTATATCGATATTGCAATATAAGGAGATTGTGATTTTCAAATCGCAAtagctgcatttttaaaataacgtTACAGCCTACATTTTCCGTTGAGAGGAAAATAAACTTAactcaaaaaatatttaaaccgCAGCTGCAAAAGTGCAATATTGCAAAAATGCATTATTTCCCCCAAGTCATTAAGCCCTATGTGAATGTGACTTGTAATATGCCAGTTTATTAAATACACGCGAATAGCAGGCCTCCCCTATGTGTAAAATGCTAAAACAgttaaaaagctttttattgCTCAGTTTGGAACAACAGTCTGACTGCTATTTAGCTTAATTGTTATTCATAATCTACTGGGATAGCCCCcccgaccctgagggagaagcggctcagaaaatggaaagggtgtgtgtgtgtgtgtgtgtgtgttcgttcgTTCGTTCGTTCGTTCATACTCGTATGGTTGGAGGTCTGGTTGGTGCTGACTTATACcttttatctaaaaaaaatcatggGGGCAGTTGCAGTGATTGGTTGAGCTGTGGATTAGATTTTTAACCTGAGTTTAAACCCGAGTCACGTAGGTTTTTAAACTGTGTCCTAGGAAACTGCAGTTTAGACCCAATTACAAATCATACATCTGACGCTAGATGTCGCTGTGTCTCAGGTTTAACGGATATTTGTCTAAATCTACCACAGACGTGCTTTTACCGAAGATTTTTGTATTTAGAGCTAGAGGCCCATATACCTTCCGTCATAATGTTTTGCGGATTTTAAGGTTTGTGTTAATAAAATGCTAAATTGCTTAAACACGCACTGAGGTACCTTACCTACTAGAGGAAGCATTAATCCAGCATCATTCCAGAGGGAAGCTGTAGCAGACAGGTATCTCATCACAGCAAACATCTAATTCTTCATATTTGTAATCCCAGTACTGAGACAGCACTTCATGTTAGGCCAGAAATGAAACGGGCTATCATTGTGtgctgtaataataaataaactctaGGAAGGCCATTTTAATGGTTCCAtctttgtaaaaaaatatttttttatatacatttaaatatacaagATGAAAATTCATAATGTTTGGGTGGCATTACAACCATTGAAATATATTGACTGACAAGCATTTATATAGCAAAATAtctcattttaatgcagtgttttgttttagtttggCTGGTCATGACTTggttgtgcagcagcagatgaactgtcgtttctgacttcacatctacaaggtggactgacaaggtaggaatatctaatagagtggacagtgagtggacactcaacagcactgctgtgtttgatccacccccacgtcagtgctactgcagtgctgataatgatccaccacccaaatagcacctgctctgtgagggcctatgggggtcctgacccctgaagaacagggtaaaagggggctaacaatgtatgcagagaaacagatggactacagtctgtaattgtagaactacaaagtgcctctatatagtaagtggagctgataacatgaacaatgagcgtagaaacaaggtcataatgttataaaCCTAAATATGCCTAAAAACAGAAGAGCAAATGG
It includes:
- the LOC108441633 gene encoding transcription factor SOX-30-like produces the protein MDRHPKRRAQLTFGRGERTKAGEFVPKITTKDIDILKSDWLGRSRIAKVDDGQKQPLLSRVNGTAGRSNTAVTSAKRAEHSENDKLANESSPENDGIQSVEPTLTPAASLPVLLFKEEDDSTLKITGVFSLKAQEDMQHRQRHDIDDLSNAVQSDVILPFKRPPAQLLSKVKVNTEGVNLTQSPLGVGDRSVKQFKDKKGCVKRPMNAFMLWAMIHRPALSIANPKASNADISVQLGLEWSKLTDKQKMPYYEEAQRLKIRHMQEFPDWIYQPRTGKKCFTPGVGTSVVTTQSWSLPVPAQTQSPAPNPTTVVSTSSKSSELQTSLMLPGQNPPVSMMTRITAPSMSQATNAAPVFLQASPSESFSHGKLLAVTSHRRPDLQPNHSSTLDMPRPGVLISSSGGHQMPGIGHLYSPALLHSSNTIFASPCAFPPTLFMPGPQFFPTGNLPYAEYSSRITDYDNLLRKHEALFSTLNHEYAIHADSGRQSHSQGPSTSAEFPNSVPALDKRALESIFNHPSPEISLGRQKNNISEVDEGGEIRTLRVL